One genomic region from Arthrobacter sp. FB24 encodes:
- a CDS encoding ZIP family metal transporter has translation MPMWAQAMFWGTLAGGALVLGSWLSWKWTIPAKLVSSIMAFGAGVLISALAFELVDEAVDGGGLWPTVAGFLAGAVVYVSANALLARSGAKHRKRSKGQQPSEKDSPGSGTAIAVGALLDGIPESVVLGLGLITAGAVSPAMLAAVFISNVPEGLSSTAGMKKAGRSAGYVFGVWGGIAVLCGLSSLLGYTALENAPDEAVAFITAVAAGGILAMLADTMIPEAFEEHHNLTGLVASVGFLSAFTIHHVGG, from the coding sequence ATGCCGATGTGGGCGCAAGCCATGTTCTGGGGGACCCTTGCCGGCGGTGCGCTGGTGCTGGGTTCCTGGCTGTCGTGGAAGTGGACCATCCCCGCGAAGCTGGTCTCCTCCATCATGGCCTTCGGCGCCGGCGTGCTCATCTCCGCACTCGCCTTCGAGCTGGTGGACGAGGCGGTGGACGGTGGCGGTCTGTGGCCGACGGTGGCCGGGTTCCTTGCCGGTGCCGTGGTGTACGTCAGCGCCAACGCCCTGCTGGCACGCTCCGGGGCCAAGCATCGCAAGCGGTCCAAGGGACAGCAGCCCTCCGAGAAGGACAGCCCGGGCAGCGGCACGGCCATCGCCGTCGGCGCCCTCTTGGACGGCATTCCGGAATCGGTGGTTCTGGGCCTTGGACTCATCACTGCCGGCGCGGTCAGCCCCGCAATGCTCGCCGCCGTGTTCATCTCCAACGTTCCCGAAGGCCTCTCCAGCACGGCGGGAATGAAAAAAGCCGGCCGCAGCGCAGGGTACGTCTTCGGCGTCTGGGGAGGCATCGCGGTCCTGTGCGGGCTGTCCTCCCTGCTGGGCTACACGGCGCTGGAGAACGCGCCCGACGAAGCCGTGGCGTTCATCACCGCCGTGGCTGCCGGCGGCATCCTGGCCATGCTGGCGGACACCATGATCCCGGAGGCCTTCGAAGAGCACCACAACCTCACCGGACTGGTCGCGTCCGTGGGTTTCCTGTCCGCCTTCACCATTCACCACGTGGGCGGATAG
- a CDS encoding putative bifunctional diguanylate cyclase/phosphodiesterase has translation MAPQGSRDPGSVSGRDCQAIIDSLPDALLVLAQDGTVVLMNPSAERVFGYSRQELVGHDHRIVLAEGYRLGFQRLFKALRAGGPESSFGSPFEAYGLRKDGTEFKGEIACGLLDIAAGLCMSVSVRDMTHREEPDDGLREAMSLLSATLESTADGILVVGTDGQIAGVNEQFVSMWGIPRELLATHDDEAVIRYVLGLLKRPQSFLDKVRELYEHPLAESNDILEFTDGRTFERYSRPQKVADKVVGRVWSFRDVTPRLAAQDQAKRALADLAEQAEQLKALAFQDPLTGLANRKLFHDQLAASLRGTGPGAVDVLLLDLDDFKEVNDILGHHAGDEMLTEVARRLRSCVRPDDTVARLGGDEFVVLLTGSPEPDAIAERIVDSLNVPMWIDGTMLRPSLSLGLASAGPDVAASELLRQADVAMYAAKAAGKNRYMRFEPEMMTALVQRTDMEAGLRLAVESGQITVHYQPVISPRLGEVVQFEALARWKRDGELVPAGQFIPTAERSGQISAIGMQVMRHSFTELQPWLTGDATRSVAVNISGVQLKDCKFADGVLRLAASCGADPRQLVLEVTESVFFDPDAHVIRQLDLLRDAGVRVALDDFGTGYSSLGRLQELPVDAVKIDRSFVSMVRTGAEKLPILNSMINMAHSLGLTVTAEGIETAAQARHLTNLHCDSLQGYLFSHPEPQSGVELALLRSADAIDEMQGLRLEG, from the coding sequence ATGGCGCCGCAGGGAAGCCGGGATCCGGGGTCCGTTTCGGGCCGGGATTGCCAGGCCATCATTGATTCGCTGCCCGATGCCCTGTTGGTGCTGGCCCAGGACGGCACCGTGGTGCTCATGAATCCTTCCGCTGAGCGGGTGTTCGGTTACTCCCGGCAGGAACTCGTTGGCCATGATCATCGGATTGTTCTTGCCGAGGGCTACCGTCTGGGCTTCCAGCGGCTCTTCAAGGCCCTTCGTGCGGGCGGTCCGGAGTCCAGCTTCGGTTCGCCCTTCGAAGCGTACGGGCTCAGGAAGGACGGCACGGAGTTCAAAGGCGAGATAGCGTGCGGTCTGCTGGATATAGCCGCCGGCCTTTGCATGTCCGTGTCGGTGCGGGACATGACGCATCGCGAAGAACCCGACGACGGGTTGCGCGAGGCGATGTCCCTGCTGAGCGCCACTCTCGAATCCACGGCTGACGGCATTCTCGTTGTGGGTACGGACGGCCAGATCGCCGGTGTGAACGAGCAGTTCGTGTCCATGTGGGGTATTCCGCGCGAGCTGTTGGCAACCCATGATGACGAAGCAGTGATCAGATATGTGCTCGGGCTGCTGAAACGGCCCCAAAGTTTTCTCGACAAAGTCCGTGAACTTTACGAGCACCCCTTGGCCGAGAGCAACGACATCCTGGAATTTACCGACGGCAGGACCTTCGAGCGGTATTCGCGTCCACAGAAGGTAGCTGACAAGGTGGTGGGCCGCGTGTGGAGCTTCCGCGACGTCACCCCGCGGCTGGCTGCCCAGGACCAGGCGAAGCGGGCCCTGGCCGATCTCGCCGAGCAGGCAGAACAGCTCAAAGCGCTGGCGTTCCAGGACCCGCTGACCGGACTGGCCAACCGGAAGCTGTTCCATGACCAACTGGCTGCATCGCTCCGCGGCACCGGGCCCGGGGCCGTGGACGTCCTGTTGCTGGACCTGGACGACTTCAAGGAAGTCAATGACATCCTGGGCCACCATGCCGGTGACGAGATGCTGACTGAAGTGGCGCGCAGGCTCCGTTCCTGCGTCCGTCCCGACGACACCGTTGCCCGCCTGGGCGGGGACGAGTTCGTGGTGCTGCTGACAGGTTCGCCGGAGCCTGATGCCATCGCGGAACGCATCGTCGACTCGCTGAATGTCCCCATGTGGATCGACGGGACAATGCTCCGTCCAAGCCTGAGTCTCGGATTGGCCTCGGCGGGCCCGGACGTAGCAGCGTCCGAGCTGCTCCGCCAGGCTGACGTCGCGATGTACGCAGCAAAGGCCGCAGGCAAGAACCGGTACATGAGGTTCGAACCGGAAATGATGACGGCGCTGGTCCAGCGTACGGACATGGAGGCCGGCCTCCGGCTTGCCGTGGAATCCGGACAGATCACGGTCCACTACCAGCCGGTGATTTCGCCGAGGCTCGGTGAAGTGGTGCAGTTTGAAGCCTTGGCCCGGTGGAAACGGGACGGTGAGCTGGTCCCGGCCGGGCAGTTCATTCCGACGGCGGAGCGCAGCGGCCAGATTTCGGCCATCGGCATGCAGGTCATGCGGCACAGCTTCACAGAGCTGCAGCCGTGGCTCACCGGGGATGCCACCCGCTCGGTGGCGGTCAATATTTCGGGGGTGCAGCTGAAGGACTGCAAGTTCGCCGACGGCGTCCTGCGGCTGGCAGCATCCTGCGGTGCGGATCCCCGGCAGCTGGTGCTGGAGGTGACGGAGAGCGTCTTCTTTGACCCGGACGCACATGTGATCCGGCAGCTGGACTTGCTCCGCGATGCTGGCGTGCGGGTGGCGCTGGACGATTTCGGCACCGGGTACTCCTCGCTGGGCCGGCTCCAGGAACTTCCGGTGGACGCGGTGAAGATTGACCGTTCTTTCGTCTCCATGGTGCGTACCGGCGCGGAGAAACTGCCCATCCTGAACTCGATGATCAATATGGCCCACAGCCTGGGCCTGACGGTGACAGCGGAAGGAATCGAGACCGCGGCCCAGGCCAGACACCTGACCAACCTGCATTGCGATTCCCTGCAGGGCTACCTCTTTTCCCACCCGGAGCCCCAGTCCGGGGTGGAGCTTGCGCTGCTCCGCTCGGCAGATGCGATTGACGAGATGCAGGGACTTCGTCTCGAGGGCTGA
- a CDS encoding UDP-glucose dehydrogenase family protein, with product MKISVIGCGYLGAVHAATLASMGHTVVGIDVDAAKVEQLARGFAPFFEPGLDELLRDGRATGRLTFSADFAAAAGARVHFLCVGTPQSKTSDGADLSYLVSATESLLPHLGRGSAVVGKSTVPVGTVDMLAGILSGRPDVLLGWNPEFLRQGTAVKDSLVPDRLVYGVPGGKAGAFGRSGGAARGVTEALDAVYGPLLSAGIPRLVCNFATAELIKSAANAYLATKVSFINAMAELCDASGADVTELGEAMGLDPRIGSRYLHAGLGFGGGCLPKDIRSFRAQAAALGVGSVDEWMGLVDAINLDQRLRTVEIARGLCGGTLSGRTVAVLGAAFKPDTDDIRDSPALDVALQLSAAGAQVTVTDPKAVTNATMRYPQLRFEACTDRALDGAELVLLLTEWDEYRSLSPVVAGALVRCRTVLDARNVLDAAAWQAAGWTVRGLGTGAGLVPQPIT from the coding sequence GTGAAGATTTCCGTGATCGGCTGCGGGTACCTGGGTGCCGTGCACGCCGCAACGCTGGCGTCGATGGGCCATACAGTGGTGGGCATCGACGTCGACGCCGCCAAGGTGGAACAGCTGGCCCGCGGCTTCGCACCGTTCTTCGAGCCGGGCTTGGACGAGCTCCTGCGGGACGGCCGGGCCACCGGACGGCTGACCTTCTCCGCCGACTTCGCGGCTGCGGCCGGCGCGCGGGTGCACTTCCTCTGCGTGGGCACTCCGCAGTCCAAGACATCCGACGGCGCCGACCTCAGCTACCTGGTGTCCGCCACCGAAAGCCTCCTTCCGCACCTGGGCCGGGGCTCCGCCGTCGTGGGTAAGTCAACGGTGCCCGTGGGGACTGTCGACATGTTGGCGGGCATTCTGTCGGGCCGGCCTGACGTGCTGCTTGGCTGGAATCCGGAGTTCCTGCGGCAGGGCACCGCGGTAAAGGATTCGCTGGTGCCGGACCGGCTGGTTTACGGCGTGCCGGGAGGAAAGGCTGGCGCGTTTGGCCGGTCCGGCGGTGCCGCACGCGGTGTGACCGAAGCCCTGGATGCCGTGTACGGGCCGCTACTGAGCGCCGGGATTCCGCGGCTGGTGTGCAACTTTGCCACGGCGGAACTGATCAAGTCGGCGGCCAACGCGTACCTCGCCACGAAGGTCAGCTTCATCAACGCGATGGCCGAGCTGTGTGACGCATCAGGGGCCGACGTCACCGAACTGGGCGAGGCGATGGGCCTGGATCCGCGGATCGGCAGCCGGTACCTTCATGCCGGGCTGGGGTTCGGCGGTGGATGCCTGCCCAAGGACATCCGCAGTTTCCGTGCCCAGGCGGCCGCCCTCGGCGTAGGGTCCGTGGACGAGTGGATGGGCCTGGTGGATGCCATCAATCTTGACCAGCGATTGCGGACAGTGGAGATCGCCCGCGGGCTGTGTGGCGGTACCCTGTCCGGCCGGACGGTGGCGGTGCTGGGTGCGGCGTTCAAGCCGGACACGGACGACATCCGGGACTCCCCCGCCCTGGACGTCGCCCTGCAGCTGTCCGCGGCCGGCGCGCAGGTTACCGTGACGGATCCGAAGGCTGTCACCAACGCGACGATGCGGTACCCGCAGCTGCGGTTCGAGGCGTGCACGGACCGGGCGCTCGATGGCGCCGAACTGGTGCTGTTGCTGACGGAATGGGACGAATACCGTTCGTTGTCGCCGGTGGTTGCCGGGGCACTGGTACGATGCCGCACGGTGCTGGACGCGCGCAATGTCCTGGACGCCGCAGCGTGGCAGGCGGCGGGCTGGACGGTTCGCGGGCTCGGGACGGGAGCTGGGCTGGTTCCTCAGCCGATCACGTAA
- a CDS encoding flotillin family protein has protein sequence MPDLSAFFPLIAALIGAIVVIGFIWVAIKLMWKVAEPNEALIISGLTRGTLETRAGMDFKIVTGKGALVFPGLQTVRTLSLTLNETELKVSCVTSQGIQVIVEGVVIYKIGDAPPFIANAARRFLGQQPKMESQVYNVFEGHLRSIIGSMTMEEIIRERDKLGSQVRSASGVEMEKLGLVVDSLQIKDLQDPTGYIQNIAKPHIAQVKMEARIAEATRNREAAEKEAEAAALIADAQSVSAIRQSVAQANAERAKANAAQAGPLADATARQQVVVQETEVAKLEADREEQKLQTTIRKPADAKAYAKRTDAEGQKAADISAAEALARRTELEAQVNARRTELQAQANATAAAAAAGATKVTGEAEAAATRARGDAAASAIKAKALAEAEGIKARAEALGTNQDAVISQQLAENMPAIIAAAAEPFSHVGQMTVLNGGEGVNKMLGGILAQVGDYLPALSSALKNSREGKRPAKAPDA, from the coding sequence ATGCCGGACTTGTCAGCATTCTTCCCGTTAATTGCCGCTCTCATCGGGGCAATTGTTGTCATCGGCTTTATCTGGGTGGCAATAAAACTGATGTGGAAAGTGGCTGAACCCAACGAGGCCCTGATCATCTCCGGCCTGACCCGCGGAACCCTTGAAACGCGGGCCGGAATGGACTTCAAGATTGTCACGGGCAAAGGTGCGCTGGTGTTTCCCGGGCTTCAGACGGTACGGACCCTGTCCCTCACACTGAATGAAACTGAGCTCAAAGTTTCCTGTGTTACCTCGCAGGGCATCCAGGTAATTGTGGAAGGTGTGGTGATTTACAAGATCGGCGATGCCCCGCCCTTCATTGCAAATGCGGCCCGGCGTTTCCTGGGCCAGCAGCCCAAAATGGAAAGCCAGGTGTACAACGTCTTTGAAGGGCACCTGAGGTCCATCATCGGCAGCATGACCATGGAGGAGATCATCCGCGAGCGGGACAAGCTCGGTTCGCAGGTCCGCAGCGCCAGCGGTGTGGAAATGGAGAAGCTGGGCCTGGTGGTGGATTCGCTCCAGATCAAGGACCTGCAGGACCCCACCGGCTATATCCAGAACATCGCCAAGCCGCACATCGCCCAGGTGAAGATGGAAGCCCGCATCGCCGAGGCCACCAGGAACCGCGAAGCGGCCGAGAAGGAAGCGGAGGCGGCGGCGCTCATCGCCGACGCTCAGAGCGTCTCCGCCATCAGGCAGTCGGTGGCGCAGGCCAATGCCGAACGGGCGAAGGCCAACGCCGCCCAGGCTGGGCCGCTCGCGGATGCGACGGCGCGGCAGCAGGTTGTGGTCCAGGAAACCGAGGTGGCCAAGCTCGAGGCTGACCGCGAAGAGCAGAAGCTCCAGACCACCATCCGCAAGCCCGCCGACGCCAAGGCCTACGCCAAGCGCACGGACGCCGAAGGCCAGAAGGCCGCGGACATCAGCGCCGCGGAAGCGCTGGCCCGCCGCACCGAACTAGAAGCCCAGGTCAACGCCCGGCGGACGGAACTGCAGGCCCAGGCCAATGCCACGGCTGCCGCGGCCGCGGCCGGCGCCACGAAGGTCACCGGCGAGGCGGAAGCCGCAGCCACCCGGGCGCGCGGCGATGCCGCCGCATCGGCCATCAAGGCCAAGGCACTGGCGGAGGCGGAGGGCATCAAGGCCCGCGCCGAGGCACTCGGGACCAACCAGGATGCCGTCATTTCTCAGCAGCTGGCCGAGAACATGCCCGCTATCATCGCCGCGGCGGCTGAGCCGTTCTCGCACGTGGGACAGATGACTGTGCTCAACGGCGGGGAAGGCGTCAACAAGATGCTGGGCGGGATTCTGGCCCAGGTGGGCGACTACCTTCCGGCGCTCTCTTCGGCGCTGAAGAACAGCAGGGAAGGCAAGCGGCCGGCGAAAGCCCCAGATGCGTAA
- a CDS encoding flavin-containing monooxygenase — translation MGPILDTLIVGAGQAGLATSYWLSRAGVEHRLLERRAALGGAWQDRWDAFCLNTPNFSLALPGRPYDGPEPDAFMPRDELIGYFRQYAASIGAPVRTGADVTRIAPAEDGGFIVETTEGVRRARNVVLATGGYQKPKIPALSARFPGHVLQLHTDSYRNPEQLPDGAVMIVGTGQSGGQIAEELLAVGREIHLAVSSCPEAPRRYRGQDLLFWMMHLAEHGPKYGLNGLTVGQLPSPAARFMCNPLVSGSAGGHDIHLRDLGRKGVRLHGHLEAADDGELSFSDDLPERLGVVERTFHQRMRPMFDAYIAAAGMTAPDADPPRKDDWLPSEPARLNLEAADITSVIWATGYRLDFGILDIPVLDEWNYPRHQRGVTEHPGLYAVGLPWLTGHGSSIVAGVGRDAKYIAEHIAARN, via the coding sequence ATGGGACCGATTCTGGACACCCTTATCGTTGGCGCCGGGCAGGCTGGCCTGGCCACGAGCTACTGGCTGAGCAGGGCCGGCGTCGAACATCGGTTGCTGGAGCGGCGTGCCGCCCTGGGCGGTGCCTGGCAGGACCGCTGGGATGCGTTCTGCCTGAACACGCCCAACTTCTCGCTGGCTTTACCGGGCAGGCCGTATGACGGTCCCGAACCGGACGCCTTTATGCCGCGGGACGAGCTGATCGGGTACTTCCGGCAGTACGCGGCGAGCATCGGAGCGCCGGTCCGGACCGGCGCGGACGTCACCCGGATCGCGCCGGCGGAGGACGGCGGCTTCATCGTGGAAACCACCGAGGGCGTCCGGCGGGCGCGCAACGTGGTGTTGGCCACCGGCGGCTACCAGAAACCGAAAATCCCCGCGTTGTCCGCGCGTTTCCCGGGCCACGTCCTGCAACTGCACACCGATAGCTACCGCAACCCGGAGCAGCTGCCGGACGGTGCCGTCATGATCGTGGGAACCGGACAGTCGGGCGGGCAGATCGCCGAGGAACTGCTCGCCGTCGGTCGGGAAATCCACCTGGCGGTGTCCAGCTGCCCGGAAGCGCCGCGCCGGTACCGCGGCCAGGACCTCCTGTTCTGGATGATGCACCTTGCCGAGCACGGGCCCAAGTACGGACTCAACGGCCTCACCGTGGGGCAGTTGCCGTCCCCCGCAGCACGCTTCATGTGCAACCCGCTGGTTTCCGGCTCCGCCGGCGGCCACGACATCCACCTGCGCGACCTCGGCCGCAAAGGCGTCCGGCTGCACGGGCACCTGGAAGCAGCCGACGACGGCGAACTCAGCTTCAGCGACGACCTTCCGGAGCGCTTGGGCGTTGTTGAGCGCACGTTCCACCAGCGAATGAGGCCGATGTTCGATGCCTACATAGCCGCTGCAGGGATGACGGCACCGGATGCGGACCCCCCACGCAAGGACGACTGGCTGCCGTCCGAACCGGCGCGGCTGAACCTCGAGGCTGCGGACATCACGTCGGTCATCTGGGCCACCGGTTACCGGCTGGACTTCGGCATCCTGGACATCCCGGTGCTGGACGAGTGGAACTACCCGCGCCATCAGCGAGGGGTCACCGAGCACCCCGGCCTGTACGCCGTGGGGCTGCCGTGGCTGACCGGGCACGGTTCGTCGATCGTCGCGGGTGTGGGTCGCGACGCCAAGTACATTGCGGAGCACATCGCGGCGCGGAATTAG
- a CDS encoding glycosyltransferase family 4 protein, with protein MRIAIVAESFLPLMNGVTHSILRVLEHLQERGDGVMVIAPSTQDTEVLDVVHGAFVHRLPSVPLAGYSNVRVALGGVNRVKRILADYAPDVVHLASPFVLGWRAVQAAHQLGIPTVAIYQTEVPSYAARYGVPFMENWAWNRVENIHLLASRTLVPSTFALNQLRGRGVLRVDMWRRGVDTARFAPEKRDDGWRASVAPGGERIIGYVGRLAVEKQVEDLAVLADVPGTRLVIVGDGPQREALQEALPNAVFAGFLGGEQLASAVASFDLFVHPGEFETFCQTIQEAMASGVPVVATGRGGPLDLVENSRTGWLYRPGDLAGMRAHVMDLMGDDAKRRAFAAAAHASVQGRTWPALSAELVRHYRAVIAGEPVVEPVGRMPVVEPVRRVPAVGPAETKRGATL; from the coding sequence GTGAGGATCGCAATCGTTGCTGAATCATTCCTGCCACTGATGAACGGGGTTACGCACTCCATCCTTCGGGTGCTTGAGCATCTGCAGGAGCGGGGCGATGGCGTCATGGTGATCGCCCCGTCGACACAGGACACGGAGGTCCTGGACGTGGTGCACGGCGCGTTCGTGCACCGGCTTCCGTCGGTGCCGCTGGCCGGCTACTCGAACGTGCGGGTGGCGTTGGGCGGTGTGAACCGGGTCAAGAGAATCCTTGCCGATTACGCGCCCGACGTTGTCCACCTCGCGTCCCCGTTCGTGCTCGGCTGGCGGGCGGTGCAGGCCGCTCACCAGCTGGGGATTCCCACAGTGGCCATCTACCAGACCGAGGTCCCCAGCTACGCGGCGCGCTACGGTGTGCCGTTCATGGAGAACTGGGCCTGGAACCGGGTGGAGAACATCCACCTGCTGGCGTCCCGGACGCTGGTGCCATCGACTTTCGCGCTGAACCAGTTGCGCGGCCGCGGAGTTCTGCGGGTGGACATGTGGCGGCGCGGTGTGGATACCGCGCGGTTTGCGCCGGAAAAGCGCGACGACGGGTGGCGGGCCTCCGTGGCCCCCGGCGGCGAGCGGATCATCGGCTATGTGGGCCGTCTGGCCGTTGAAAAGCAGGTGGAGGACCTGGCCGTGCTGGCCGATGTGCCGGGCACGCGGCTGGTGATCGTGGGCGACGGACCGCAGCGCGAGGCGCTGCAGGAAGCCCTGCCGAACGCCGTGTTTGCCGGGTTCCTGGGCGGTGAGCAGCTGGCCAGCGCGGTGGCGTCCTTCGACCTGTTCGTGCATCCGGGCGAGTTCGAGACCTTCTGCCAGACCATCCAGGAGGCCATGGCATCGGGCGTGCCGGTGGTGGCCACGGGACGCGGTGGCCCGTTGGACCTGGTGGAAAATTCCCGCACTGGCTGGCTGTACAGGCCGGGCGACCTCGCCGGGATGCGGGCACATGTCATGGACCTGATGGGCGACGACGCCAAGCGCCGCGCGTTCGCTGCGGCAGCGCACGCTTCGGTCCAGGGGCGGACATGGCCGGCGTTGAGCGCGGAGCTGGTGCGCCATTACCGGGCTGTCATCGCCGGTGAACCGGTGGTTGAGCCTGTCGGGCGAATGCCGGTGGTTGAGCCCGTCCGACGGGTACCGGCGGTTGGGCCTGCCGAAACCAAAAGAGGAGCAACGCTGTGA
- a CDS encoding SDR family oxidoreductase gives MTDQYTFKNPVTAYEHIEPPKQHQPEPGLDAKLTPKADLGEDTYRGTGRLEGRKALVTGADSGIGAATAIAFAREGADVVLSYLPEEEEDAARIANLIEKAGRKAVKAPGDLKDAAVCRELVDTAVRELGGLDILVNNAGKQVAQEDIEEISDEQFDHTLKTNVYAMFWLTKAAVPHLPAGSTIINTTSIQAYNPSPTLVDYATTKASINNFTKGLAQQLAPKGIRVNAVAPGPIWTPLQVSSGQPKEALPEFGKDTPLGRAGQPAELAPAYVFLASAESSYVVGETLNVNGGSPTP, from the coding sequence ATGACCGACCAGTACACGTTCAAGAACCCCGTGACGGCCTACGAGCATATTGAGCCGCCCAAGCAGCACCAGCCCGAGCCCGGCCTGGATGCGAAGCTGACACCGAAGGCGGACCTGGGCGAGGACACGTACCGCGGCACCGGACGGCTGGAGGGGCGCAAAGCCCTCGTCACCGGCGCGGATTCTGGCATCGGCGCCGCCACGGCGATTGCCTTCGCACGGGAGGGTGCCGACGTCGTGCTTTCCTATCTGCCCGAGGAAGAAGAAGACGCCGCGCGGATTGCGAACCTGATCGAGAAGGCGGGCCGCAAAGCGGTCAAGGCTCCCGGCGACCTGAAGGACGCGGCCGTGTGCCGCGAGCTGGTGGACACCGCTGTCCGCGAACTCGGCGGCCTGGACATCCTGGTGAACAACGCCGGCAAGCAGGTGGCGCAGGAGGACATCGAGGAGATCAGCGATGAGCAGTTCGACCACACGCTGAAGACCAACGTCTATGCGATGTTCTGGCTGACCAAGGCAGCGGTGCCCCACCTGCCCGCCGGATCAACCATCATCAACACCACGTCCATCCAGGCCTACAACCCGTCGCCCACATTGGTGGATTACGCCACCACGAAGGCGAGCATCAACAACTTCACCAAGGGCCTGGCGCAGCAGCTCGCGCCGAAGGGGATCCGTGTCAATGCGGTGGCACCCGGGCCGATCTGGACTCCGCTCCAGGTCAGCAGCGGCCAGCCGAAGGAGGCACTGCCCGAATTCGGCAAGGACACTCCCCTGGGCCGCGCCGGCCAGCCTGCGGAACTCGCGCCGGCCTATGTGTTCCTGGCCTCGGCCGAGTCCAGCTATGTTGTGGGCGAAACGCTGAACGTCAACGGCGGCAGCCCCACACCGTAG
- a CDS encoding SDR family NAD(P)-dependent oxidoreductase, with the protein MAARTIVITGASDGIGASAARTLAKAGEQVVVVGRSAEKTRAVAQEIGADYFVSDFADLSQVRALAVQLKEKYPRIDVLANNAGGIMGKRELTVDGHEKTFQVNHLAPFLLTTELMDVLTASNATVINTSSAANAFGYVDINDLDAAGKYSTNKAYGTSKLENILFTTELHHRYNNAGISTAAFHPGGVATNFAAESTSWFRFAYKTIIKRFMLTPEQGADTLVWLATAKPGQDWMSGAYYAKRALAKANKQAYDAELARRLWDRSEVLVSTDKLNQRS; encoded by the coding sequence ATGGCTGCACGCACCATCGTCATTACCGGGGCTAGCGACGGCATCGGAGCTTCCGCCGCGCGGACGCTGGCCAAGGCAGGGGAGCAGGTGGTCGTCGTCGGGCGTTCTGCGGAAAAGACCCGAGCCGTGGCGCAGGAGATCGGCGCTGACTACTTCGTCAGCGATTTCGCTGACCTCTCCCAAGTGCGTGCGCTGGCAGTCCAGCTGAAGGAGAAGTACCCACGGATTGACGTCCTGGCCAACAATGCCGGCGGCATCATGGGCAAGCGCGAGCTGACGGTGGACGGCCACGAAAAGACGTTCCAGGTAAACCACCTGGCACCCTTCCTCCTCACCACGGAGCTGATGGATGTCCTGACGGCAAGCAATGCGACAGTGATAAATACGTCGAGCGCGGCGAACGCGTTCGGATACGTGGACATAAATGACCTTGACGCCGCCGGCAAGTACTCCACCAACAAGGCCTACGGCACTTCCAAGCTCGAGAACATTCTGTTCACCACTGAGCTGCATCACCGGTACAACAACGCGGGCATTTCCACGGCGGCATTCCATCCCGGAGGCGTGGCCACCAATTTCGCGGCAGAATCCACCAGCTGGTTCCGGTTCGCCTATAAGACAATTATCAAGCGGTTCATGCTCACCCCGGAGCAAGGCGCTGACACGCTCGTGTGGCTTGCCACCGCCAAGCCGGGGCAGGACTGGATGTCCGGCGCTTACTATGCCAAGCGGGCGCTGGCCAAAGCCAACAAGCAGGCCTACGACGCCGAGCTTGCCAGGCGGCTCTGGGACCGCAGCGAAGTCCTGGTCAGCACGGACAAGCTCAACCAGCGAAGCTGA
- a CDS encoding HNH endonuclease, whose product MLPAIVGPGVLVAALMIVAIIMQSRDVRRRDPVRRFSRHQRREGMARADGQCEMEGPFRRRCSRPAEHGDHFYPWSKGGATSLQNFVAACSSCNRAKGARIPSPGQQARLQNRRRDYIPVEEAVLAGERRELG is encoded by the coding sequence GTGCTGCCAGCCATCGTCGGCCCCGGCGTGCTGGTCGCCGCACTGATGATCGTCGCCATCATCATGCAGAGCCGGGACGTCCGACGCCGGGATCCGGTCCGCCGTTTCTCCCGCCACCAGCGCCGCGAGGGGATGGCACGCGCGGACGGGCAATGTGAAATGGAAGGCCCCTTTCGACGGCGGTGTTCCCGCCCCGCGGAGCACGGCGACCATTTCTACCCGTGGTCCAAGGGCGGCGCCACCTCCCTGCAGAACTTCGTTGCCGCCTGCAGCAGCTGCAACCGTGCGAAGGGCGCCCGGATCCCTTCGCCGGGGCAGCAAGCGCGGCTGCAGAACCGCCGTCGCGATTACATCCCCGTCGAAGAAGCGGTTCTGGCCGGTGAGCGGCGGGAGCTGGGCTAG